TGGGCGGGCAGGCGTTGTTTTTAAGCCGCAACGACTTGCAAATCGGGCGGGGCGAGACTATTCTCGACACGGCGCAAACGATGTCCCGTTATCTGGACGGCATCATGATTCGCACGTTCGCGCACCGCACTGTCGTTGATTTGGCAAGAGCAGCCACAGTCCCTGTCATTAACGGGCTGACCGATTTCAACCACCCATGCCAGGCGCTGGCCGATTACATGACGATTTACGAACACAAGGGCAAACTGGAAGGGCTGAAACTTGCTTACGTCGGAGACGGCAACAACATGGTCCACTCGCTCATGATGGGCGCGGCCAAACTCGGCCTGCACATCGCCGTCGCGTCGCCGGAAGGATATGATCCCGATCCCGAGGTCATCAGGATGAGTAAAGAATACGCCGCGCAAACGGGCGGTTCGGTGCATCTTTGCCGCGATCCCAGGGAAGCGGCGCAAGGCGCGGACGTGCTGTATACCGACGTATGGGCCAGCATGGGCTTTGAGAGCGAACAGGAGGCGCGCCGAATCGCCTTCAAAAATTACCAGATCAACGCGCAGGTGGCTGGATATGCCAAGCCGGACTATGTGTTTATGCACTGTTTGCCGGCGCACCGCGGCGAAGAAGTGAGCGAAGAAATTATCGACGGAGATCACTCGATCATTTTTGACGAGGCGGAAAACCGTCTGCATGCGCAAAAAGCGATTATGAGCGCGATCATGTAACGGTTGCGAAAGGAGCGGGATGAAGAAAATGGCGAAAGAAAAAATTGTGCTGGCTTATTCCGGCGGTCTGGATACTTCGGTTATTCTGGCTTGGCTAAAGGAAACGTACGACGCGGAAATCATTACGTTCACCGCGGATATTGGGCAAAAAGACGAACTGGACGGTTTGGAGGTAAAGGCGCTGCGCACCGGCGCGACGAAAGCGTATATTGATGATCTGCGCGACGAATTCGCCAAAGATTTTATTTTTCCGCTGTTTCAGGCGGGGGCGCTATACGAAGGGCAATATTTGCTGGGCACCAGCATCGCCCGCCCGCTCATCGCCAAGCGGATGGTGGAAATCGCCTTGCGCGAAGGAGCAACGGCAATCGCCCACGGCGCTACCGGAAAAGGCAACGACCAGGTTCGTTTTGAATTGGCCGCCGCAGCGCTTGCCCCGGGCATCAAGGTGATAGCGCCTTGGCGGGATGAGCGCTTCCGCGAACGGTTCCCCGGGCGCGCCGAAATGATCGCCTA
The Bacilli bacterium genome window above contains:
- the argF gene encoding ornithine carbamoyltransferase, whose product is MSLLLDQDLAAGLKGRDFLSLIDYTPAELKYLLALGIELKRKLKAGEVYHPLSGKTLGMIFEKSSTRTRISFEVGMYQLGGQALFLSRNDLQIGRGETILDTAQTMSRYLDGIMIRTFAHRTVVDLARAATVPVINGLTDFNHPCQALADYMTIYEHKGKLEGLKLAYVGDGNNMVHSLMMGAAKLGLHIAVASPEGYDPDPEVIRMSKEYAAQTGGSVHLCRDPREAAQGADVLYTDVWASMGFESEQEARRIAFKNYQINAQVAGYAKPDYVFMHCLPAHRGEEVSEEIIDGDHSIIFDEAENRLHAQKAIMSAIM